In the Marinitoga sp. 1197 genome, ATTTCGAATGTTTGAAAACTTTGTAAAAGCAATAGATGAATCGTTAAAGAAAAGTTTTGAAAAAGGTATTGAGAAGGGTTTTGAAAAGGGAATTGAGAAAGGAAAATTCGAAGGAGAAAAAACAATCGCAAAAAGTCTTTTATTTAAAAAATTTGGAGATAATATTGTTCCATACTTAAATAACCTTGATTATTTGGATATAAAAACAATTGAAGATTTAACTAACAATATATTTGATATTACTCTTGAAGAGGCTATTAACCTTCTTAAAAATTCATCTAATTAAATTAATAGATATTTTCAATTAAATAGACAACGCCAGGAATAACTCCTGGCGTTGTTGTATATGCTTGGATATCGTAATAAAAATAAAAAAAACATGGGAGCTACTATAAATTATAAATGTTTTCTATATCTTTTGGGCTAAATAAATATAAATTACTGCCTTTTAATTTGAGAAGTTCATTTGAAAACCCACTTTTTGAAAAAATAGCATATATTATATTTTTGTTTTTTACATTCAAAAATTCACTTCTTAATCTTAATTTATCATATACATCGATATCTACTTTTTTATTTGTCCATTTACATTCAGTAAAAACAATATTATTTTTATCATACGCAACTATATCTATATCATATGATTCGTTTTTTTTGTATGGAACTTTTCCCCAAATTTTTCCAATCTTCTCGGGTGTAAACCCGAATAAATCGGGATTTTCCATAATGAATCTTTTACTAATTTCTTCAAATTGAAACCCCATAAATGTATTAAAAGTATCTTTAATTTTTTCAATTGCTTTTTGAGGTGCAAACTCCATTAATGAATAATTTTTATATATGTGATAAAAATAAAAATTGTAAAAACTATCTTTTATAACATATCTAAAGTTTTTGCTATTTTTCCCAAATAATGGTTTTTCTTTTACAATTATCTCGTATATATCACTTAATTCATTAAGAAATTTTGGCAAATTTGTTTGTGGAATGCCTGAAATATCTGAAATTTCAGAACTTGTTCTCATTCCACCTGATAGAGATTCTAATATGGAAAAATAGGATCTATGTTCTGAACCAAATTCAGTAATTAATATATTTTTTGCTTCTTCCTTTAAAGGGGCAAAATCATCAACAAATAATTCATAGACCAAATCTTTTAAATTTTTTTTATTTTGAAACAACCATAAATATTTAGGTATTCCACCTGTTATTCCATATATTTCTAATGATTCTATAATATTATAACCAAAG is a window encoding:
- a CDS encoding ATP-binding protein; its protein translation is MKFYNRKKEIDFFNKINELNRKVFIVLYGRRRIGKTTLIKEVYKNKKNTFYFFVEAKKEETLLKEISLLFSKGIYTNWYDLFSDLFKKFKYIIFDEFQNFFKVNKEILYALQHAWDENRNNNKLIVLGSYVGMIKKIFTDEKMPMFGRNDYILKIKDFSLMDSLIMLKDFGYNIIESLEIYGITGGIPKYLWLFQNKKNLKDLVYELFVDDFAPLKEEAKNILITEFGSEHRSYFSILESLSGGMRTSSEISDISGIPQTNLPKFLNELSDIYEIIVKEKPLFGKNSKNFRYVIKDSFYNFYFYHIYKNYSLMEFAPQKAIEKIKDTFNTFMGFQFEEISKRFIMENPDLFGFTPEKIGKIWGKVPYKKNESYDIDIVAYDKNNIVFTECKWTNKKVDIDVYDKLRLRSEFLNVKNKNIIYAIFSKSGFSNELLKLKGSNLYLFSPKDIENIYNL